The sequence TTGAAGTATAGcacgggaggagtcatggcgccctcacctCCCGCGTGATATACTGAATGATCATGTGAATCGTGCAAGCGATGGAGGCTGCGGAGCGATTGATAGTTCGCatctctcatcccagccgccgcGGTGGACATGGAATTCGCGGTGTTTCACGATCTCCTCAAAGAGAGTCAGCAAGCCCAGCTAAGCTTTATTTAAGAGACTACTCAAATGGAGTgtcttgcaaaaaaaaaatactcacattttatggaatattttgaataaatgccCTCTTATGTAAGAAGATGGACAAGGATATTTGTCTACAAGGTCTAGATATTGTTCAACCATTTCCCATGTCAATGGATTAATTCCTGCAAATATTGCTGGGTTTGTCAGATTACCTTCTGCACTCATAATGCCATCTACCTTTGTGTACTCTAAGCATCTGTATACATCCTCTAAACATTGAATGTTTCCATTTGCAAGCATGGGTATTGATATGGCTTCCCTGAAGAAAATAGCTGATTATTTGTTTATCCATGAAATAAAgctacatacattacataacaaattgttatgtaattattattaacaataaGAACAAAATGTTATCTTCTTGTATCAGCCCAattgagataaataaataaattactagaAATCAATTGTACTAGTactcttttaattaaatttcccTGTTACAAGGGAACTGTATAAAACCTACCTTACAGCCTTTATATGTTTCCAACTAGCAATGCCAGTTAGTGGGCCTTTCTGTTCTCTTGTCCTCCCATGGACTGTGAGCATTTGACATCCTGCATTTTGTAACATGAGTGCATATTCTACAGACTTGTCAATACTTTCAAATATCCTCACCTTACATGTTATGGGTATTGACACTGCTTCTGACATAGCTTTCACTGCAATAATTAAGCttatgaaatataataattaaaagttataaCCATATCTATAATCTTGGAGAAGATATGCCATTATGATTTCAGTAATATTTAACTCTAGTGCATTTTGCAGTAGAATGATGTGATAtgaatttccaaaaataatagcATCATGAATAAATACTTCTTAATAGCTCTCtctgcatttttttaaaacctGCAGCAAAAATGTCAACTCTTATCATGGAATGCCACACATAATAACTTTATCATATTGTACAGAAGCAATTTATCACATAGTACAATTCTTGTAGAAACtagtattattttcttttattttaagtttacttAGGCATAGACAAAAAACACAATGACATGTACATGGAAGAGACAATTACCAATTTTCTTTAGGAGTTCCCAATCATCTTGTAAGAATGATCCATATCTGCCTCTCTTTGCTATAGATTGAGGGCAGCCAAGATTAACGTCAATGGCATCACATTGATGTTCAACTAGTTTTGCTGCAGCTGCCATTGTTTCTGGGTTATTGCCACAAAACTGAAATCAGGATTAGTTATTAGTTAATGATAATCCAAAATAATGACTCAAAATATTTGCATGGAGCACTTGGATGAATTACCTGGACGATTAGCGGACGGTCCTCTTCACAGGTAACCATGTTATCTTTCCTATACTTAGGGTCTTTAGTAAACACATTACTGTGGAACATGGGAGTATAACACAATGTTGCACCGTGTCTTCGGGATAAAAGTCGCCAAGCCAGCTCACTAGCATCTACCATAGGTGCGACTACAAATTTTGGCCGCCCTATGGATTCAAACCAGTCATAAGCCATCTCACAAGATTCAGGAATTTAGTTTGCTCAAACAATTCCCACAAACCGtatgacaaataaatatgtgtacACCTACACACGTACGTGTGTCGTGGAATCAAAATTGAAGTCAAATAATTATCAATAATGGtcacaaaactaataaatacacattttttAACACGTGAAGAGCACAGTGTTGATAAGATGGTATTATGACAGTtacttgacattgacagtattgACAATATTACTAGTTCAGAAACACGTACTTGGCTGCATCCGGTAACTATTTAGTTATCGGTGACCCTAAAATATGTAGTTGGAAAAAAGCCAAGCCGATGATGACTACGTatgtatgtgttttatttactcaactcCGTGCCCAACTATCCACATCCACAACCGCAGCAACAATATCACCGTTGAAGCATACTGTGCTCTGTGGCTTAGACGAAAAAATGACAGCAGACAGTGTCTGTCACTGTCACTCACTATTTGTAACCGGTGTCCGGCCTCGTTTTAATTGTTTTCACAAATTCATACATTTTATCTATTGGCCTGTGATGTAAAGTAAATCTGTTGCTGTTAAAGTATTCTTCCTTTCCTTACTCGAAACTCGGTAATAATGAGTGAAAACGCAAAGTTATAAATCAAGTATCtattttactttgaaattctAAGTGAGCTTTGCGATAATTGTTAACACATTCTTTAGTCGTTAAGCATATTCTTTGAAGTAAAAAAGGAACAAAGATAGTTAAAGAAATGGCACACGATATAATGgtaaatattatgaataaacAATATTCTTTCATGGAACTACGTTACTTTGTTGTGTATTAATGTTTATCTCCATTTATTCTGTTTCAGAGTCAGTTTTATGCCAGTCTAAATTTACCTTTACAAGAAAAAGTGGAAGAATTGACGAGGATTATAGATCAGTCAACTCCAAACAAAGATCTTCAGTCATTATTTCCTCAGTTGATAAGTAACATATTCTCAGTTACATTCAACAATGGTTGGGGATTGCGTACAGTTACTTGTGACGCTAAAAAGCAGGCGTTTGAAGCtttaattgttttctttgaaCCTCTTGGTCCAATGTTCCGGTTGTGTTACAAACTGTTGTCGGATCCGCAGTTAAAATATAACCTACCTTTAACTGCATTGCCTGTAAGTttaaacttaatattattaaattaggtAACTATTCATAAAACTTTGTATCCAGTGACATTTACAGTAATTATcacttataaattattattttccataaGCCACCCTGACCCACTCACACTGTGGGGATTTTTATAGctttaaaaattcaaatgtcTTGGTAATGTCACTAGCATAATGATGTTACCAAGTGTTGTGTGAGAATAGAAGCTAATAGGTAAGTAAATCGTGGAATGATGTACAAcacattttttctttcagatGGACTTGCAGATAACTCTGGAAAGGGGCAGATGCCCACAGTTCTACTCAGACATGCTTGTGACAGACCCACAAACTCTCAATGTGGTGGCCCTGGCTCTCAGTATCCTTTAAATAATAGTCTACACCTACTTATAAGCGTTTCAGACTTTCTTTGGTATAATTGTATTACTGACTACAATCAGTTCTACTTGTTCATTTCTTCCTTCTTATTCTGGAGTCTGATCATTATGATATTTCTTTAGCAAAATATACAATGTGTCATAGAATGAATAAGCCTTTTTGTAgaatcaaatttttatttttgtaaaataatttcctTAATTTTGTGAAATCAGATCCATTTGACTACTACATCATAAACTTTGCTCTTCACCTGGTTAATAACAGCCACCAAACA is a genomic window of Helicoverpa zea isolate HzStark_Cry1AcR chromosome 6, ilHelZeax1.1, whole genome shotgun sequence containing:
- the LOC124630882 gene encoding tRNA-dihydrouridine(16/17) synthase [NAD(P)(+)]-like is translated as MAYDWFESIGRPKFVVAPMVDASELAWRLLSRRHGATLCYTPMFHSNVFTKDPKYRKDNMVTCEEDRPLIVQFCGNNPETMAAAAKLVEHQCDAIDVNLGCPQSIAKRGRYGSFLQDDWELLKKIVKAMSEAVSIPITCKVRIFESIDKSVEYALMLQNAGCQMLTVHGRTREQKGPLTGIASWKHIKAVREAISIPMLANGNIQCLEDVYRCLEYTKVDGIMSAEGNLTNPAIFAGINPLTWEMVEQYLDLVDKYPCPSSYIRGHLFKIFHKIFSFEENNEDRQILATAQNLDDFRRVCINVKDKYLPYHEGKLQFDNDENITRIGYNLILPPWICQPYVRMSPAEHTEKMEKLNTVQKNVAEKRNCEEIDGVPLSRKKMKKLRRIMRRPEKQDAQQNNSRSGQICVNTSCPNPLGGKCLYQLCKKCCRNKCYEEDLDCKGHGILVHTRRETAKKFSSNGENNPKIIVH